DNA from Schistocerca gregaria isolate iqSchGreg1 unplaced genomic scaffold, iqSchGreg1.2 ptg000994l, whole genome shotgun sequence:
CTTGTTGCCTAGAATTCTGAAGTACCTGTTCGCATCCATTCAACAGGCAAAGGCAGCGCGAAATGAGAACCAACAGGTTCATAACGATTTGCAGAAGAAAAAATGGTGCCCATTGAGCAAGGAGAAAGATGGTTTAGATGGTACGTAGGTGGAGAGATGGCGGCGACCTTTCATGTGTGTATTTTCGTATTTTCTTTTACGTGTGCCGGACAAAATCGGCATTTTTTTGTTGTCTTCGCGTAGGGGTTGCGGCGAATGGCGATATCGTGGTAGAGTTGGGGACAGGCCGATGACGAAGTTTTTTTTAGAGGCGGCACCGATTTAAAAAAATAACCTTTTTTTCGTTTTATCGCATCCAGAGCGCTATATCGTTCCGTTGCCTGTGGATGCGGAGTATCGAGTGTGGACATCGTACTATGAGTGTTACAATGAGAAGATTTATGACTTGCTGAAGAAGCCCTCGCAGGAGACGGAGCCACTCGAGGTGCACATGTTGAATGACAGAAATGAGATTCGAAATTTGAAGGAGGTCGCAGTGAACGATGTTGAACAGGCGATAAAGGTGTTTTCATTTGGTGCGTCTAATCGGCGTGTGGCCGAGACGTGTCAGAATCGAGACAGTAGTCGTAGCCatggtatttttacgataaagctGATGCAGATGCCCGTTGGTTTGCCGGCTGAGAACTTTGGGAATCCAAGTTACGTCAAACTTTCCAAGTTTTCTGTGATAGATTTGGCGGGGAGCGAACGCTTTAGCAAGTCGAACGTGGAGGGAAAGCATATTAAGGAGTCCAATAGCATCAACAATTCTTTATTCGTTTTAGGTCGGTGCATGGAGGCGCTGAGACACAACCAGTCAATGGCATTCAGACGCCTGCAAAGTGCGCAATGGGGCGGCGATGAGCAGCATGGTGACTACGCGATTCGAAGAGGCCAGGTAGATTGCGGGCCGAACGAACGATACTCGCCGCAAGAGGTAAATTGCAGAGGAAAGAATGGCGTGCTGGGGCCCCTGATGGGCAAGGTATCGAACCGAGGAAGCAGCATACAGGGTGATAGAGATACGCCGGCGATGTCAAAGAAGGAAGGGCTTGGACCGCAGCCGCAAGTGGTTCCGTTTAGAGACTCGCTGTTAACCAAGATCTTTCGCGAGTTTTTTCTTGGAGAGGGCAAGATTGTCATGGTGGTCAACATTCATCCGTCAGCGGCGGATGCAGAGGAGACGATTCGCGCGCTCAGTTTTGGTACCGTTTCAAAGAATGTCATGACGACGTGcaagaagaatgttgtacctagatTTAGAACTCAGACGCAGCTCAAGCCAATCTCTTTCTCTCTGACAGGCAGTTCATCTCAGAAGCAGAAGTGCAAGGTGCCATTGCGCGAATCGGCGTGCCTGAATGATGGCAGGGGGAGCCCCACGTCGCGGTGGAATGTAGAGGCCGTGAAGAAGTTCAGAGACGAGACGGACAAGGGGGCGCAGGGAAGGAGACAGAGGATGAATATAGAGTTGATACGATCGATACTTGGAGATGAGAACAATGCGGGTGGCGTTTTGAAGGGAGAAGCGGCGGCAGGAGAAAAGGAAGAGGGGGTAGAAAAGGAAATTTTTTTGGAGGGCGTCTCGAATTGTTGCAAACTATTGTCGTCAGTTTATCCTGCGTTCAAGTATGGCTGTCGTTCTCCAACGACAGAGGGTTTAGGTGGGTTGGATGCGGGGTGCGTTGGTGTCGAAGGGCCGTTGTTCAGTTCGTTTCCGATGACAGCAGAGCAGATCGATCACGTGTGTGAGGTGTTCCGTCAGATGGAGGTGTATATTCAGCAGTTTTTTGAGAGTCAGATAGTGCAGTTTTGGGGTCACTACGAAAAGATGGTTCGGAGGTACGAAGAGGATCAGAAGGAGCTGTGGACACAATATCAGGCATTGCACGAGGCGTATGCGCAGGTAGAGGAGGAGTTATGGCGAGTCAGGGACGAGAACGAGCATCTGAAAGAGAGTTTAAAGCAGCAAGGAGAGGAAGTCCAAAGGGCGAGAGAGGAGTTGGTTCAGGCGATGAGAGAGAAAGGAGAGCAAATGGCACAGTGTAGGCGAGAGTACGACAAGATGATGATTGAAATGCGGGACCAGTGGCGAGAAAACTTGGACATGATCAAGACGGGCATGGAGAACGTCAAGGCTCATTTTGAACAAAGAGAAATGATGATCTTGAATCAGATGAAGAAGATGCAGCAGGGGGCAGATGAAAAGAAGAGCGAATCATCTAAGATCAAGTCGAGGTCGGGTGCGACTAACCAGTGCAAGAGTGAGACGGAGTCTTCAATTCAAGACGAGAAAAAGCAGGAGATGGTTGAAAGAGAGAAGTCGAATGCTGATTCGAGTCAGGCGACGGGTTTGTCCAAGCTATCGAAGCATTACaacaaaatatttgaaagcaaTAAGATAAAGCCGCTGATTCGTTCGGCGTCGGCACCAACGGCAGCTTCGGCACCTCTGGTACAGGAGAATAGACTGGGCCATTCTTTTTGCGAGGAAGAGAAGAAGGAGAGTTGCCAAAGTGTGGAGAGGGGGGTAGCCGAAATAAAAAAGTCGGTCGCAGAGACCAATCAATCTTTGAAGAATTCGAGCGATTGCCCCAATCTTAGTACGTGTCTTGCAGAAGCGGGTGATTCATCTCAGCCTGATCTAATTAGGACGTCTCCTGCCGCGAATCCATTATACCAAGAAGTTCCTCTCAAGTTGAATGCCGTAGATTCCGCTTCGATTTCTTTTTCTCCGATGTGCACTTCTACTCCCAACCGGTCTTCTCGTCGCGGCACGCCGCTGACTCGTTTTCCTGAAGAGAGCGAGCTAACGGCTGCCGCTTGTCTAAACGGGGAGTCAAGAGCGACAGTTTCGAGGTCTCCTTTTTCCGAAGCGGATCATGAGCCCGTGTCAAGTCGTCCTGTCTCTCCTCTTAGATCCTCAGAGCATCGTGGGAGTCCTTGCGCGGTCAAGGCTGGAACTACTAAAAAAAAGCGCGTTAAGATGTCTCAGCCTAAGAAGAGCGATAAAAGGGCAAAGAGAGGTAATTTGAGGCCTGTTAAAGAAAGCAAGTGTGATCAGGTTTGTTTTGCAAAGGATGTCACCGACGAGAGACCTACCGAAGACGAGAGCGTCGCTGCAGCTCCGTCGAACATATCGCAGAATGGTTGTTCTAATAATACAGATTTATCCAGCAATCATTGTCTTTCTGGCGATATGTCCCCGCCGACTCGGGGTTTGGTTGGCGCATCGCCGCGAAGTTCTGGTGGCGCTTCATTAGAGGACAAATGCTCTTTTTCTCGTCCCTCTTTGGTCCGTGGAACCCCTATGATCAAGCGTTTGCGTCCGAGAAAGACCTTAGTATTGCTTGACTCGATCGACAACAACACCTCTCTTCACTCTTCTGTTCATGCCAAAAATCCGTTCGATTTTTGCGACGAGACGTCTAAGAAATCCAAGAAgcctcaaaatcgttccagaacgGCTAGATGCGCCAAAAAATCTGTATGCGGGCCTCCCCCTTATCTgaagttttaagttttctttttCCGATCTAGGAACGTTATCCACCGGATGCAAATGGGTGTCGTCCGCGCCTGGCCTCGGCGCAGAGCGGCCGTTGTGATATACGAGCATCTGCGTAGCCTTTTGGAATCCGAGGGTTGCGCGGCGCTGCTGACATAGGCCCCACTCATGTGCGGTGTTCCTCAGAGTTTGTCCCTCGTTCGCCGCCGACCTGGTACGGGTTCCTCGGAGGGCGAGCAAAGTAGTTGTaaataaaatctgtttttttttttttgaccgaatGTTTGCTGGGGCGGATAGAGCgcagaattttttgtatttttggcaACAGCGGCCGAGGATTGAGCACGGTGGCCGCGTTCGGACCGGTGCTCTATTTGCGCGATAGCAGAGAGTTCGACCGGGGATCGGCCGTTACTGAGTGTGAGACTAGAGCTGGTGTCGCCGAGGAGGTCGGCAGAGAGAGTGGTGCGCCAGCGTTTTTGCCCGGGAAAGGGTGGGCTGAGTGCAACGGAAGCTGCTGGGCGAACGAGAGCGGTGCCTGGTTTGAGAGCGGTAGAGTTTAGCAAGGGAGAGAAGCGTGCAGAAGTAGGGTGCAGTGCGAGAGAGGAGGTATGCGGCGGAATGCGCGATCGTGGTACAATTGAAGTGTCGCGGAGCTAtcaagggagggggagagagatcacgattttttttttttttttagattttactgATTGGCGCGGTTTGTAGGGCAAAATGTTTGGAATTCTGCGGAGGTTGTCCGTCGCCAGCGTTCCGCGCGGCAGAGCGAGGACGCGCCGATACGTGACGCGAAAGTGCTACATAGAAAAGTATGGCTTTGACGCGCCGCCGATGGCGCCGCTGAGCGACGACTGCGCGCCGAGTTACTGCCTGAGCAAAGAGAGGAAGGAGTTGATAGAGGACGCGACGAGTGTGCTGAGGGGCGGTGCTGCCGTCAATACATTGTACGAGGTGGGTCAGAAGAGGTTGTCTGGGTACGCGTTGCGCGTGTGGAATCAGAAAGTGCGCGAGTACGAATCCGAGATGCACAAGACGGCTATGGAGATTGCGAAGGATTTGTGGACGCCCGTTTTGCCCGATTTGGAGAAGGTGATGGACTTGCAGGACTGGGTGACGGGAATAGATGTCCTGTTGAGGGCCGCGGTGAAGTTTCAATACGAAGAGAAGAGCTACGATGTCAAGACGCTTACCGGATACAAATACTGGGAAGAGGCGCTGGCGTTGGAGGCGGAGCAGCGCAGAGATACGTTGGAGCGCTTGTCCGCCAAAGAGGCGTCGGCCGATTTCAAGGGCGACTCCGAATCGCCCGCCGACAAACCGGAGCCGTCGCGCGACGCGCCCGAGCCGAGTCGTATCGAAGATTTGCTGGCCGCATCCCTGGGAGACCCCGAGTACTGGTGGTTGACCCCCAGCGAGCGGCATTTTCTGTCTCTAACTCTGTCCGGCGTCACGAGTCCAAAAGACCTGCGGGAACTGGCTGACTACTGCGAGCTGATCGACAAGAGGCTGGAGAAGCAGTATGTGTGGAAGCTGTCACAGCAATGTCGCCAACACGTTCAAAGGGTCCACGAACTACACGAACAAGTCTTGCGAATGCGATGCCTGTTGTACGGATGCGACCTCAAGTCGAAGGCCCGTACGCTCCACCAGCAGTATTTTTCCGCTCGTGCGTCCAACTCGAAGTCATCAGGGACATCCGCGCGCCAGAGTGCCCACAAGAAGGGCACCGACGTGCACACGATTCTTCGTCAAACCAAGCAGGATTACATCGCCGAGTCGGCAGAACAGACCAAAGACCTGGATCTGGAAAAGCTCAACACCTTCGACCGCATGCTCCGACGCCTTCAAATGGACGATACGGTGTTCCACACGTTCCAGGCCTTGAGCAGGTCCGCTAGGCACCTGAGTCGCGAGTTGCCCCGTCTCTCCGTCTTTCGCCTCACGTTTCCGAACCAAACTATCACCACTCTCCAAGAGCTCTGCAAGTATCAATGGGACTTGCCGGTCGAAGAGATCTGCAAGTTCGTGCGACTTCGCGTCAACGACACCGTTTTGGACCGCGAGGACCTTTTGGACATCCTGTCCGCCCATCCCAACGCCGCCGCCTGTCCGGACGTCTACCAGGCTCTGTTTCAGGGGGCCACCATCCGCGAGTTTCTGTCCATCCAGAAGCTCCACGCGTCCAACGAAGACGAGTCCGATCCTCGCCGGTGTGTCCTCGACCACTTCCAACGACAGCTGCAAGGCTTCATGAGCAACCTCGAACAACTGATCGCCTCGCTGATGCCGCCCAAATCGCCGGAAGTCTCTTCGCTCGTCCACCGTCTAAAAGACGTCCTAAAACACCTCCAAGAAGGCACTCCCCTCCGAAGAGCCCCTCTGTCTTTGCCCTCTCCGACCGAGGCGATATCTACCGCCTTCGAGGATTTCGAGCGCAAGCTCGCCTCGACCTCGGAGAGCGCTTGGTCCGGGCTTTTGAAGCCCCCTGAGCAAGAGGAGAATGCGCCGAAGCGCTTCGTCGCACCGGATTTGAGCTTTTTGCCCCCCGTTCAGTCGCTAGAGGGTCTCGACCCCACCGACCCCCTCGTCCGAGAGGTCCTCGACGCCGACTCCACGCTTTTGAGCGTTGTGTCCGAGTGGCCGTCGCGTGCGGACGTCGTCGAAGTCGCCACGTGGCTCCGCGAAGAAACCAACGCTAAAATACGCGCGATCCGCCTCTACTACCAAAAGCTCTCGCATCTCGAAGCCGCGCCACCCCACCCAGACCCGGAGAGTGCGACCCTCGTCACCATACGCCTCGAAAGGGTTCGGGACGCGCTGCACCAAGCCGGATACCTCGAGGACCTGGTGGTCATCGGGCACATCTTCTCCGAGCTGAAGCAGTTCCTCGAGGCCGAGCTGCTCAAGGAAGAGTGCCTCCCCAAGCAGGCGGCAACGGAGGTGGACTGCGACTCGCTCAACCTCGAGAACCGCCAGCAAATAGAGCGCTGGATGGATCTGCAAGACATGGACCGCGCGTTTGGAACCGAAGGGTTCAAACAACTCTTCGCTCAGCACAGCCCGTTCTCGTCCCTGCTCGACCATCCGAACGGAAAGGTGAATTGGGGCGACTACATCGCCTTTCCCGCCGTCCGGCGAGTCGTCCGCGAGCTCTCGAAGCTCATCGACTCCCAAACGACCCCGGGCGCCCTCCCTGCCCAGAAGAGCGCGCCTCGTGGCGAAGAAGCTCCGAACGACCACCAAATGCATCCCTCCCCCCCGACCGACCCCTCCGGCGCTCCCGATCCCCTTCACACTATCTCGACCGACTCCTTCCCCTTGGGGTACGCTCCTCCGGACCCGTCCGTCTTCAACGACGCTCTCCGAGTCGCCTCGCCCGACTCCGCCTCGCTGTCGACCCCGACGACTCAAGACTTCGTTCGAGGCATCCCGTTCCCGGCCCCCCCTACCCCCCTCGATGACACCCCCGCCGACGACATGTTCTGCGCGGACCCTAATTACCTCCCGCCCTCCGAGCTTGACACCCACCTGACGCCCTCCGAGCTGCGCGAGCTCCTCGAAAACGCCTCTCCCGAACTCCGAAAGGACCTCGAGTCCCTCCCCAACCTCGCCGACGACCAGCAACGCGACCTCAGGACCGGACGGCCCCTCCGCACCTCTCTGCAATTGCTTCACCACCTCTCGAAAACCGACTGGCGTCTCCAAGTCGACTCCATCGGCGCCGACCAACACCTCACCACCCGCCACACCTTCAGGCACCGAATCAACCTGCCCCAGGAGCGCAAGCGCCTCGAAGCCACCCGCGCCTACCTGGAGTCTCTGCCCTCGTCGCCTACCGACGGCAACCTCGCCAAGTTCCAAGAGCAGGTCTCGCGAGACAAGCAGTTTTCCGACTGCATTTCTCTCTTCAACGCCCTAGCGTTCGACGAGAACCTGCACGGCCACGAAGAGACCCTCGCCTCCCAAAACACCGCCAAATACCGAGACGCGGCCGTTCCCCCGTCCGAGATGCCCGAGGTCGTTGAGGCGTTCCGGTGCCAAGCCGAGCAGCTGCCCCCCTCGAAGTCGGCCGCATTCAAGCTGGAGAAGCAAAAGCAACTGCAGCTGGAATTCGACCAGCCGGCGTTCGAAGAGGTCGTCGACAGCTCCGGGCTCCAAGCCTCCGGCACCGTCCACCAGCGCTCTAAATGGCTCCATCACTACTTCGAGCAAACGGAACACCACCAGAGAAGGGACTCGGGGCAAGACGACCACCCCCTCAAGGCCACCTGCTCCGACAAGAAGTCGAGAGCTCACAAACCATTCGACGAAAAACTATGCGAAGAAATCCTCGACCTCGCGGGAGACCCGACTCCCTCGTCCAAAAGCTCCAAAGCCGAACCCCGCTCCGGCGTCCGCGCTCCGAACCCCGCGATCTGCCTCCCGCCGCCCCCAAAGGACCCCCTGGAGAGGCGCCTCTATCAGAACCGGCAGATTCTGTACATCCTGGTCAAAAACAACTTGGTCACCGACCGACACGTGCTGAAGCGTCTGATAGCCAAGGGCACGCCCATTCACCCCCTCGACGTCCTCGACATGAGTCGTCCGGAAGCGGTCGCTCGGTACCTGTCCGAGTTTCCGGAGGAGTTTTTCTCCGAAAACTCTTACCTCTTCAAGGCGCTGAGGTCATGGCCGAGCAACGAGCTCGAAGAGCGGCTGGTCGGTCTGTTGGAGTTCAACCGCCTCGATCCGGACGCGAAGGAGCCAACGGCGCCCTACCAGACCAGCGTGGAGCGGATGCGCCGCTCGGTCCAGGACCACCAACGGGCCGTCGAGAGCCTCGAAGCGAACCACCCTCTGGCGGGCGAGAGAGAAGAAGTGGCTCAAATCCTGTCGACCGACCCGTCGGAGCTGTCAAAGGCACACCCGGAACTGGTGGGACTGAGCGCCGAACAGCTAATAGCGAAGAGGAGGGAAGTGTTGACGCGGCTGTTTGACCCCGTCGAGTCGGTCCGTGAGCTGAAGGCGCTCCGAATGCTGTCGACCGAGGAGCTGATCGAGCTTGTGAAGGAGCTGCACGCGACGAGCATCCACAAAGACGCCCGGCCGGAGGTGAGGTGCATGGCGATGACGCTGCTGTCTCTGATTTATGAGCCGAGCTTGCTCGGGTCGGAAGAAAAACTGAACGCGCTGGACGCAGCCGTGCCGCGCGAGCTGATAGACGTGCTCACGTCGGACCTGCGCGAAAAGCTAAGTCGTCCGGAGAACTTGGCGCTGAGGGTCGTTCACTACCTAGTCAACCGCGAAGACTACGACAGCCATCCACACCAATCGGTCCCGGAAGACGTGCGGAACCTCGCGGCCGCGTTCCAAAACCTAACCTTCGACCAGTCGCTGAAAATCGCCGAGCTGGtgcggtcgagggacatgaagggactCGCCTCGCTGCTGAGCGAGCTGGGCATCTTTTCCGCGTTTCCGGAGCAAGACCGAGCGTATCGCGAGCTCATGAACGCGCATCAAGAGCTGGAAGAACAATGCCTGCGATACTTGGTGACCCTGCGGGGCCTCCTGAGCGTCGAATCCACCTCTCAAGACCTCTCGTGGAAAAACCGCGCCCACTACGACCAACCGTGCCACCGCACCTACATAGCGGACCAGGCGCTCCAAAACCCCCTCCCCACCCGACTCCACCAACAGCAGATGGTCCACGTGCTGAACACCTTGAAGAAGCGCATGCTGGAGAAGCAAACGTGGGAGCCCGACAAAATCGAGCGGTACATCGCCCACCTCCGGCTCAAACTTCTCAACCACCGCTGGATCGAGCAGGACGTCTACGAGATGAACGAGCTGCAGGTGATGGAGGGCATCTGGAGCGAAACGCCGGCGCTCGTGAAGACCCAGATCAGAAAGCAAATGGAATTGGACAGGAGTCAATACAACTACCAAGACTACGATGCCCCTGTGCCCATAGACGAAGATATCTTGCTCGGCATCGGCGGAAAGTCCAGCTCGGACTCGAAGCTCGGGAAGTCCAGCACCTCGACGTTTT
Protein-coding regions in this window:
- the LOC126326505 gene encoding kinesin-related protein 12-like, giving the protein MDPDSDAEQVHPIEVVLRIRPIKQACGTGSDSSSIIVASGLHTIKVCNPNPVHLENGDLVSINKSTEYKFDWILPETSSQEDVWKRTCPNLLRQFLSGKNVLLFCYGPSASGKTFTMQGDEENPGLLPRILKYLFASIQQAKAARNENQQVHNDLQKKKWCPLSKEKDGLDERYIVPLPVDAEYRVWTSYYECYNEKIYDLLKKPSQETEPLEVHMLNDRNEIRNLKEVAVNDVEQAIKVFSFGASNRRVAETCQNRDSSRSHGIFTIKLMQMPVGLPAENFGNPSYVKLSKFSVIDLAGSERFSKSNVEGKHIKESNSINNSLFVLGRCMEALRHNQSMAFRRLQSAQWGGDEQHGDYAIRRGQVDCGPNERYSPQEVNCRGKNGVLGPLMGKVSNRGSSIQGDRDTPAMSKKEGLGPQPQVVPFRDSLLTKIFREFFLGEGKIVMVVNIHPSAADAEETIRALSFGTVSKNVMTTCKKNVVPRFRTQTQLKPISFSLTGSSSQKQKCKVPLRESACLNDGRGSPTSRWNVEAVKKFRDETDKGAQGRRQRMNIELIRSILGDENNAGGVLKGEAAAGEKEEGVEKEIFLEGVSNCCKLLSSVYPAFKYGCRSPTTEGLGGLDAGCVGVEGPLFSSFPMTAEQIDHVCEVFRQMEVYIQQFFESQIVQFWGHYEKMVRRYEEDQKELWTQYQALHEAYAQVEEELWRVRDENEHLKESLKQQGEEVQRAREELVQAMREKGEQMAQCRREYDKMMIEMRDQWRENLDMIKTGMENVKAHFEQREMMILNQMKKMQQGADEKKSESSKIKSRSGATNQCKSETESSIQDEKKQEMVEREKSNADSSQATGLSKLSKHYNKIFESNKIKPLIRSASAPTAASAPLVQENRLGHSFCEEEKKESCQSVERGVAEIKKSVAETNQSLKNSSDCPNLSTCLAEAGDSSQPDLIRTSPAANPLYQEVPLKLNAVDSASISFSPMCTSTPNRSSRRGTPLTRFPEESELTAAACLNGESRATVSRSPFSEADHEPVSSRPVSPLRSSEHRGSPCAVKAGTTKKKRVKMSQPKKSDKRAKRGNLRPVKESKCDQVCFAKDVTDERPTEDESVAAAPSNISQNGCSNNTDLSSNHCLSGDMSPPTRGLVGASPRSSGGASLEDKCSFSRPSLVRGTPMIKRLRPRKTLVLLDSIDNNTSLHSSVHAKNPFDFCDETSKKSKKPQNRSRTARCAKKSVCGPPPYLKF